One window of Phycisphaeraceae bacterium genomic DNA carries:
- a CDS encoding GTP cyclohydrolase I FolE2 has translation MAKRKSVKRTAGIPDVQSLGDSRKVAIDRVGVKDITYPIKLRTPDGGEQSTVASINMYVSLPHHQKGTHMSRFLEVLNEQTGEPLSPDRIPEVARAISRRLHAAEAHFEARFTYFIKKKAPVSGATGLMDYQVTFECTANGETDFVIGVAAPATSLCPCSKEISVYGAHNQRCRVEAKVRVKGMLWIEELVEILEGAASHPVYAVLKRPDEKFVTERAYENPKFVEDIVRDLALALEREKRIVWFQINSENFESIHNHNAYAQVTRDKRRKPKVRSKG, from the coding sequence ATGGCGAAGCGGAAAAGTGTGAAGCGGACAGCGGGTATTCCGGACGTGCAGTCGCTCGGGGACAGCCGCAAGGTCGCGATCGATCGTGTCGGTGTGAAGGACATCACATATCCGATCAAGTTGCGCACACCCGATGGCGGGGAGCAATCGACGGTCGCTTCGATCAATATGTACGTTTCGCTTCCCCACCACCAGAAGGGGACGCACATGTCCCGATTTTTGGAGGTGTTGAACGAACAAACGGGTGAGCCGCTGAGCCCAGATCGGATCCCGGAGGTTGCGAGGGCGATTTCTCGGCGGCTGCATGCCGCAGAGGCCCACTTCGAGGCCCGGTTCACGTACTTCATCAAGAAGAAGGCACCTGTGAGCGGCGCGACCGGGCTGATGGATTATCAGGTCACGTTCGAGTGTACGGCGAACGGGGAGACAGACTTTGTGATCGGTGTCGCGGCTCCGGCGACGAGTCTGTGTCCATGTTCCAAGGAGATCAGCGTCTACGGAGCGCACAATCAGCGGTGCCGCGTCGAGGCGAAGGTCCGGGTCAAGGGGATGCTGTGGATCGAGGAGCTGGTCGAGATTCTCGAGGGCGCAGCATCACATCCGGTGTACGCGGTGCTCAAGAGGCCTGATGAGAAGTTCGTGACGGAGCGTGCCTACGAGAATCCGAAGTTCGTTGAGGACATCGTGCGGGACCTTGCTCTTGCCCTTGAGCGCGAGAAGCGGATCGTGTGGTTCCAGATCAACTCCGAGAACTTCGAGTCAATCCATAACCACAACGCCTACGCCCAAGTGACGCGAGACAAGCGTCGCAAGCCGAAGGTGCGATCGAAGGGGTAA
- a CDS encoding type II secretion system protein, producing the protein MTRHRRCPLRSVAEAFTLVEVLVVIAVLALLIGILLPALGKARGAARSTRELAASQQLMIAYFAYADDHRGALIPGLVPLDWVSLSGGMQVTDASGERITGPEARRWPWRLAPYLDFNFRGMYMSDDLLTALRADTSAPSHTYFVSLFPSLGLNAEFLGGSEFGFNPAFRAMYGKYHIERLDQVQRPDMLVTFATAKTQDFWYTNWDAKEKHGWYEVLAPRFPAPGSDSSGRLWASVYDPNAPDPRRNSGFVHFRHDKKAIVSHLDGHAQTHSWDSLQDMRRWASQAKSEDWTLPRR; encoded by the coding sequence ATGACTCGGCATCGCAGGTGCCCGCTGCGCTCTGTTGCCGAGGCGTTTACGCTGGTTGAAGTGCTGGTTGTGATCGCGGTGCTGGCGTTGCTGATCGGCATTCTCTTGCCGGCTTTGGGGAAGGCGAGAGGCGCTGCACGTTCGACCCGCGAGCTGGCGGCTTCGCAGCAGCTCATGATCGCGTATTTCGCCTACGCGGATGACCATCGAGGGGCTCTGATCCCCGGTCTTGTGCCGCTGGATTGGGTCTCACTCTCTGGCGGGATGCAGGTCACGGATGCGTCGGGCGAGCGGATCACGGGACCCGAGGCGCGACGTTGGCCGTGGCGTCTTGCTCCGTACCTCGACTTCAATTTCCGCGGCATGTACATGTCAGACGATCTGCTGACTGCTTTGCGTGCGGACACCTCGGCACCATCGCACACCTATTTCGTTTCACTGTTCCCTTCTCTGGGGCTGAACGCGGAGTTTCTGGGCGGGAGCGAGTTCGGGTTCAACCCGGCGTTTCGTGCCATGTACGGCAAGTACCACATCGAGCGACTGGATCAGGTACAGCGGCCTGACATGCTGGTCACGTTTGCGACGGCCAAGACCCAGGACTTCTGGTACACCAACTGGGATGCCAAGGAGAAGCACGGGTGGTACGAGGTGCTCGCGCCACGCTTTCCCGCCCCTGGGTCGGACTCGTCGGGGCGTCTCTGGGCGAGCGTGTACGATCCGAACGCACCCGATCCTCGCCGTAACTCGGGCTTTGTCCACTTCCGCCACGACAAGAAGGCGATCGTGTCGCACCTGGACGGGCATGCCCAGACCCATTCGTGGGATTCGCTGCAGGACATGCGTCGCTGGGCTTCGCAGGCCAAGAGCGAGGACTGGACACTGCCGAGACGGTAA
- a CDS encoding FtsW/RodA/SpoVE family cell cycle protein, which produces MLAGLALSLLGLDAIDIGERLAPGPGDPIGPIEQKQTIFLFVGLIAGGLVALPSYRFFAVLAWPAYIVAIALLIFLLLPFVPESIVKPRNGARGWIDLGFVDLQPAEFAKIAYVLAVAAYLRTRRSHRTFVGLVVPGIITFVPVALLTRQPDLGTAALFIPSLFAMLVIAGAKIRHLTLIVAIAMMAAPTVYPLLEPHQKQRIVGYIGQLRGDRSTASDINFQAFTAQALVGAGGLHGQPEPRARALVHYNRLPERHNDMIYSVIVCRHGQRGGVLALGLYAVWLLGAGLTAWMSRDGFARVLICGVMGFLAAQVFVNVGMNIGLLPIIGITLPFVSYGGSSMLTTWLMTGLVLNVGLHRAPSVRGRGSGYPDGDDE; this is translated from the coding sequence GTGCTCGCCGGTTTGGCACTGTCGCTGCTCGGACTCGACGCGATAGACATCGGAGAGCGCCTGGCACCCGGGCCGGGAGATCCGATCGGACCGATCGAGCAGAAGCAGACGATCTTCCTGTTTGTAGGACTGATCGCGGGCGGACTTGTGGCCTTGCCCTCGTACAGGTTCTTCGCGGTCTTGGCGTGGCCCGCCTACATTGTCGCGATTGCTCTGCTGATTTTCCTGCTGCTTCCCTTCGTTCCAGAGTCGATCGTGAAGCCCCGCAATGGCGCGAGGGGGTGGATCGATCTTGGCTTCGTCGATCTTCAGCCGGCCGAATTCGCAAAGATCGCGTATGTGCTTGCCGTAGCGGCTTATCTTCGGACGCGGCGTAGCCATCGGACGTTCGTCGGGCTGGTGGTGCCGGGAATCATCACGTTTGTGCCGGTCGCGCTGCTCACCCGGCAGCCGGATCTCGGCACCGCGGCCCTCTTCATTCCCTCACTGTTCGCGATGCTGGTCATCGCCGGGGCGAAGATCAGGCACCTCACGCTGATCGTGGCGATCGCGATGATGGCGGCTCCGACTGTCTATCCGTTGCTGGAGCCCCACCAGAAGCAGAGAATCGTCGGGTACATCGGGCAGTTGCGTGGGGATCGGTCCACGGCCAGCGACATCAACTTCCAGGCATTTACCGCGCAGGCGCTGGTCGGTGCAGGCGGATTGCACGGGCAGCCGGAACCACGCGCCCGCGCACTCGTCCATTACAACCGCTTGCCCGAACGCCACAACGACATGATCTACTCGGTGATTGTGTGCAGGCATGGCCAGCGAGGGGGCGTGCTCGCGTTGGGGCTGTACGCGGTTTGGCTGCTCGGCGCGGGGCTTACCGCCTGGATGAGCCGGGACGGCTTTGCCCGGGTCCTGATCTGCGGCGTTATGGGATTCCTCGCGGCCCAGGTCTTTGTGAACGTCGGGATGAACATCGGGCTTCTGCCCATTATCGGGATCACGCTGCCTTTCGTCTCGTATGGCGGATCGAGCATGCTCACGACGTGGCTGATGACCGGGTTGGTGCTGAACGTCGGGCTCCACAGGGCTCCGTCGGTTCGCGGCCGCGGATCCGGCTACCCTGATGGTGATGACGAATAG
- a CDS encoding tyrosine--tRNA ligase, translating to MPTDLIAELKWRGLFHQCTDEAGLHAHLASGMRRGYVGYDPTADSLTIGNLVTIMLLRHLQNAGHQPVVVSGGGTGLIGDPSGKSAERTLMTEEIVRANVDGQRRIYGKLLDFSPSTKNHALISNNMDWLGKISFLEALRDIGKHFSVNEMIKRDSVRDRLNNREQGISYTEFSYILLQAYDFAHLYKDMGVTLQMGGSDQWGNIVGGVDLIRRYALAAGAESTEHLSFGLTAPLVTKADGGKFGKTESGAIWLTADRTSPYAYYQFWLNCADADVARFLRIFTLLPREEIERIEAEHAKDPGQRIAQRTLAREATTLLHGKSEMENAESAAKALFSGDVASLPENLLEEVLASAPSSVHNKSLLSGDGGGVLLVDLLVEVGLASSKRESREFLTNGAVSVNGRKASADERLTTSHLLHGRIAVLQRGKKARHVTRWE from the coding sequence ATGCCCACAGACCTGATTGCCGAACTCAAGTGGCGGGGCCTCTTTCACCAGTGCACCGATGAAGCGGGGCTTCACGCGCACTTGGCTTCAGGGATGCGCCGCGGCTATGTCGGCTACGACCCCACCGCCGACTCGCTCACCATCGGCAACCTCGTCACCATCATGCTCCTGCGCCACCTCCAGAACGCGGGGCACCAACCCGTGGTCGTCTCCGGTGGAGGAACCGGCCTCATCGGCGACCCCTCCGGTAAGTCCGCAGAACGCACGCTGATGACCGAAGAGATCGTCCGCGCCAACGTCGACGGCCAACGCCGCATCTATGGCAAACTCCTCGACTTCTCCCCCTCCACAAAGAACCACGCCCTCATCAGCAACAACATGGACTGGCTCGGGAAGATCTCCTTCCTCGAGGCCCTCCGCGACATCGGCAAGCACTTCTCCGTCAACGAGATGATCAAGCGCGACTCCGTCCGCGACCGGCTCAACAACCGCGAGCAGGGGATCTCCTACACCGAGTTCAGCTACATCCTCCTCCAGGCCTACGACTTCGCTCACCTCTACAAGGACATGGGCGTCACCCTCCAGATGGGGGGCAGCGATCAGTGGGGCAACATCGTCGGGGGCGTGGATCTCATCCGACGGTACGCCCTCGCTGCGGGTGCCGAGTCGACGGAACATCTCTCCTTCGGCCTCACCGCCCCCCTCGTCACCAAGGCCGATGGAGGCAAGTTCGGCAAGACCGAGTCCGGCGCGATCTGGCTCACAGCCGATCGCACCTCGCCCTACGCCTACTACCAGTTCTGGCTCAACTGCGCCGATGCCGACGTCGCCCGTTTCCTCCGCATCTTCACGCTCCTTCCTCGTGAAGAGATCGAACGCATCGAAGCCGAGCACGCCAAGGATCCCGGCCAGCGCATCGCGCAGCGCACCCTCGCCCGCGAGGCCACCACACTCCTCCACGGCAAGTCGGAGATGGAGAACGCCGAGTCCGCCGCGAAGGCGCTCTTCTCCGGCGATGTCGCGTCCCTCCCCGAGAACCTCCTGGAAGAAGTCCTCGCCTCCGCGCCGTCGAGCGTGCACAACAAGTCCCTGCTCTCCGGAGATGGCGGTGGGGTCTTACTCGTGGACCTGCTTGTTGAGGTCGGACTGGCATCCAGCAAGCGAGAGTCTCGTGAGTTTCTGACGAATGGAGCGGTCTCGGTGAATGGTCGCAAGGCCTCGGCTGATGAGCGATTGACCACATCGCATCTCCTGCACGGCAGAATCGCCGTTCTTCAACGCGGAAAGAAGGCGCGCCACGTGACGCGTTGGGAGTGA
- the rsmG gene encoding 16S rRNA (guanine(527)-N(7))-methyltransferase RsmG → MTNSPKQEQGTGPLSPPTEFLSACGELGIEFEAGDVGRLGEYLRLMLEANRTMNLTAITEPTQGWIRHIQDSLTLMPLLADLPSGARVIDVGSGGGCPGVPLAVAMPHLSFALLEATGKKAAFLESVASTIDLQNVTVLNGRAETFAAFKSPHREAYDVAVARAVGPLAVVAELTVPFVKMGGRALLIKGQKADAELDDAVGALRALNAVHAGTVDTPTGRIVVLEKRVATPRTYPRRDGEPKRVPLR, encoded by the coding sequence ATGACGAATAGTCCCAAGCAGGAACAGGGAACAGGACCGCTCTCGCCGCCGACGGAGTTTCTCAGCGCGTGCGGCGAGCTGGGCATCGAGTTCGAAGCTGGCGATGTCGGCAGATTGGGTGAGTACCTGCGTCTGATGCTCGAAGCCAATCGGACGATGAACCTGACGGCGATTACAGAGCCGACGCAGGGATGGATCCGGCATATCCAGGATTCGTTGACACTGATGCCGCTGCTGGCGGATCTTCCGTCCGGGGCGAGGGTGATTGATGTAGGGTCGGGCGGCGGGTGTCCCGGTGTTCCGCTTGCGGTGGCGATGCCCCATCTCTCGTTTGCGCTGCTGGAGGCGACCGGAAAGAAGGCCGCGTTCCTTGAGTCGGTCGCTTCGACGATCGACCTTCAGAATGTGACTGTCTTGAATGGTCGAGCCGAGACCTTCGCGGCATTCAAGTCTCCCCACCGGGAGGCCTACGACGTTGCGGTTGCGAGGGCCGTGGGGCCGCTGGCCGTGGTTGCTGAATTGACGGTGCCGTTCGTCAAAATGGGCGGTCGAGCGTTGCTGATCAAGGGGCAGAAAGCGGACGCGGAGCTCGACGACGCGGTCGGTGCACTGCGGGCATTGAACGCGGTGCATGCCGGAACGGTGGACACACCGACGGGCCGCATCGTGGTGCTCGAGAAACGGGTCGCTACCCCTCGGACGTACCCGAGACGCGACGGGGAGCCGAAGCGGGTGCCCCTACGCTGA
- a CDS encoding phosphomannomutase/phosphoglucomutase, producing the protein MIATYCGYIWDFSCRSPYPCRLMRVATCSLWAYGGSVLLEHYMLGRIFKAYDVRGTYPDLLNDQMAWQIGFGVAKFLLSEAKAAGETTPMMRNIIVGRDMRTSSPSLSKELISGINTFGADVIDVGLVDTPFVYFAINHLDCAGGVMVTASHNPPQYNGFKVSKRKAKPAGESTGLGEVRKHAAMVERAAALNASGGQAGRVEKRDLWAAYTQHVLGFLDLHGKKIKVVVDASNGMAGTMCPKIFGKNGSSVPGLTIVELNFENSKGQFVHEPNPLVAANLKQLQESVVKEKADLGICFDGDADRCVVVDEKGSIVGCDHLIAVLARQFLAETPGAAVVYDLRSTKAVEEDIRAAGGKPLRGRVGHVFMKALLAESRGVFGGELSGHFYFRDNFNADSGAIAMATVLSVLAKSGKKMSELIKPVARYVQSGEINFEIEDKDGALAKLKQTYGPGTAANASIDDLDGVTIDCFSTKGWWCNVRKSNTEPLLRLNAEAKSQSTLDRIIAELAPVLGKRVDH; encoded by the coding sequence TTGATCGCAACCTATTGTGGGTATATTTGGGACTTTAGTTGTCGATCGCCCTACCCTTGTCGCCTGATGCGGGTCGCCACGTGCTCTCTGTGGGCGTATGGCGGCTCGGTCCTCTTGGAGCACTACATGCTGGGACGCATCTTCAAAGCGTACGACGTTCGAGGCACCTACCCCGACCTTCTGAACGATCAGATGGCTTGGCAGATCGGATTCGGGGTTGCGAAGTTCTTGCTGAGCGAGGCCAAGGCGGCCGGAGAGACAACGCCGATGATGCGCAACATCATCGTCGGCCGGGATATGCGTACATCCAGCCCGTCGCTTTCGAAAGAGCTGATATCGGGCATCAACACCTTCGGCGCGGATGTGATCGATGTCGGTCTCGTAGACACCCCGTTCGTCTATTTCGCGATCAATCATCTTGATTGCGCTGGTGGTGTGATGGTGACGGCGAGCCATAACCCACCCCAGTACAACGGATTCAAGGTCTCGAAGCGAAAGGCGAAGCCGGCAGGTGAATCTACCGGCTTGGGCGAGGTGCGCAAGCACGCGGCGATGGTCGAGCGTGCGGCCGCACTTAACGCGAGCGGCGGACAGGCAGGTCGGGTTGAGAAGCGGGACCTCTGGGCCGCGTACACACAGCATGTGCTCGGCTTTCTCGACCTGCATGGCAAAAAGATCAAGGTCGTCGTCGATGCCAGCAACGGCATGGCTGGCACGATGTGTCCCAAGATCTTTGGAAAGAACGGGTCGAGTGTTCCTGGCCTGACGATCGTCGAGCTCAACTTTGAGAACTCGAAGGGGCAGTTTGTTCACGAGCCGAATCCCTTGGTGGCGGCCAATCTGAAGCAGCTTCAAGAGTCCGTCGTCAAGGAGAAGGCGGACCTTGGCATCTGCTTCGACGGCGATGCCGATCGCTGTGTGGTGGTCGACGAGAAGGGGAGTATCGTCGGGTGCGATCATCTGATTGCGGTGCTTGCAAGGCAATTCCTGGCCGAGACACCGGGAGCGGCTGTCGTCTATGACCTGCGCTCCACCAAGGCGGTCGAAGAGGACATTCGGGCGGCCGGCGGCAAACCCTTGAGAGGCAGAGTGGGGCACGTGTTCATGAAGGCGCTTCTCGCGGAGAGCCGCGGCGTGTTCGGGGGGGAGCTCTCGGGTCACTTCTATTTCCGTGACAACTTCAACGCCGACTCCGGCGCGATCGCGATGGCAACCGTGCTGTCCGTGCTCGCAAAGAGCGGGAAGAAGATGAGTGAGCTGATCAAGCCGGTCGCGCGTTACGTGCAATCAGGGGAGATCAACTTCGAGATCGAGGATAAGGACGGTGCACTCGCGAAGCTGAAGCAGACGTATGGTCCCGGGACTGCCGCGAACGCTTCGATCGACGATCTCGACGGCGTGACCATCGACTGCTTCTCCACGAAGGGCTGGTGGTGCAACGTGAGAAAGAGCAACACCGAGCCGCTGCTCCGCCTCAACGCCGAAGCCAAGAGCCAATCCACCCTCGATAGGATTATCGCGGAGCTTGCCCCGGTACTCGGGAAGCGTGTCGATCATTAA
- a CDS encoding glycosyltransferase family 2 protein, whose product MTWNRKELVSAVLEALSRQSIGAGVIALVVVDNNSTDGTLERLVERWSPDEIIDNPTPHAHQPCFRPRSSRTGPNQGGFRSLTIVRNSENLGGCGGFNTGFEYIAHALDTEDARRRGNAPDYVWLVDDDIDVAPDTLDRLVSTMSSDPSIGLVGSRTMDYNAREETIETTIYFDPNTGFMGDHPAPGHRLYDSHARWVERVGGPKGRREYSGVRDVDIVSACSMLARWAAVREIGFWDYRYFIYCDDADWCLRFARAGYRIVCDLDAVIYHTPWHHKLTPARLYYAQRNILWVIQKVIEPERSRRVLEMRVRGLMRDALRAAMNRRLFHAEIIRRSVEDAAVGRAGKLDEQGPRSEPIIEAFARLGLLSGTPRVAVMCGSPDALESSAKLREAVDPAASGIQWIEIVRNDIPGHDHPAPPGVKRIVYSGRRRSKLRRQLSLLIRPVRAAVVFDQTNDFPLLGGEHNLHIDRKNPGVVQVEEDGTAARFEFVSKWIGTRLRAIRWCRTGTPPAHDSRPVPIESCA is encoded by the coding sequence GTGACATGGAATCGAAAGGAGCTGGTCTCGGCGGTATTGGAGGCGTTGTCGCGTCAGTCGATCGGCGCTGGCGTGATCGCTCTTGTCGTCGTGGACAACAACTCTACCGATGGAACACTCGAGCGGCTTGTGGAGCGGTGGTCTCCGGATGAGATCATTGACAATCCAACGCCGCACGCGCACCAGCCGTGTTTCCGACCTCGTTCGTCGCGAACCGGTCCGAATCAAGGGGGTTTCCGGTCGCTTACGATCGTGCGGAACTCCGAGAATCTCGGCGGGTGTGGCGGGTTCAACACGGGATTCGAGTACATCGCTCACGCGCTCGACACAGAAGATGCGAGGCGACGAGGGAACGCGCCCGACTATGTCTGGCTGGTGGACGATGACATAGATGTTGCGCCCGACACGCTCGATCGGTTGGTGTCGACGATGAGTTCGGATCCTTCGATCGGGCTCGTCGGTTCACGGACAATGGACTACAACGCACGCGAGGAGACGATCGAGACGACGATTTACTTCGATCCGAACACCGGGTTCATGGGCGATCACCCCGCTCCAGGTCACAGGTTGTACGACTCCCATGCCAGGTGGGTCGAGCGTGTGGGAGGCCCGAAGGGAAGGCGCGAGTACAGCGGCGTTCGCGATGTGGACATCGTTTCCGCGTGCTCGATGCTCGCCCGTTGGGCCGCGGTGCGGGAGATTGGTTTCTGGGACTACAGGTACTTCATCTATTGCGATGATGCGGACTGGTGTCTGCGATTCGCCAGGGCCGGCTATCGCATCGTCTGCGATCTGGACGCGGTGATCTACCACACGCCATGGCACCACAAGCTCACGCCCGCTCGCCTCTACTACGCACAACGGAACATTCTGTGGGTCATTCAGAAGGTGATCGAGCCGGAGCGTTCGCGACGCGTCCTTGAGATGCGTGTCCGTGGACTCATGCGAGATGCTCTGAGAGCCGCGATGAACCGGCGACTCTTCCACGCGGAGATCATCCGCAGGAGCGTCGAAGACGCAGCCGTCGGCAGGGCCGGCAAGCTCGATGAGCAGGGGCCCAGATCCGAGCCGATCATTGAAGCGTTCGCTCGCCTCGGACTTTTGTCGGGTACGCCGCGGGTTGCCGTCATGTGCGGATCACCCGACGCATTGGAGTCGTCCGCCAAGCTCCGCGAGGCGGTAGATCCAGCCGCGAGCGGCATTCAATGGATCGAGATCGTGCGGAACGACATTCCAGGCCACGACCACCCTGCCCCACCGGGGGTCAAGCGGATCGTCTACTCCGGCCGACGTCGCTCGAAGCTGCGCCGACAACTGTCTCTGCTGATCCGACCGGTGCGAGCTGCGGTGGTATTTGATCAGACGAACGACTTCCCGCTGCTCGGCGGGGAGCACAATCTGCATATCGACAGGAAAAATCCCGGTGTCGTACAGGTTGAAGAGGATGGCACCGCAGCGCGATTCGAGTTCGTGTCGAAGTGGATCGGAACTCGCCTGAGAGCTATTCGATGGTGTCGTACCGGAACACCTCCGGCCCATGACTCGCGGCCGGTTCCCATCGAGAGTTGTGCATGA
- a CDS encoding RNA polymerase sigma factor codes for MTTALSNTRLPNDSISLDPNRPGVGLDLLANTFEADFRSIATYLQRRTGDGDLAREIACETYVQAASSIERWRDQGLPLRCWLLRIATRRLARHARRERRRAIKRWVFHDEPAASVRDSGETTHVHATLRRLSEREADVLVLHHVEGLSIEQVAAVLDVRPGTVKSRLSRARAAFARAYAAEFHSQGDTR; via the coding sequence GTGACGACCGCGCTCTCCAATACCCGTCTACCCAACGATTCGATCAGTCTCGATCCTAATCGACCCGGGGTAGGTCTCGATCTTCTCGCCAACACTTTCGAGGCAGACTTTCGATCAATTGCTACGTATCTCCAGCGGAGAACGGGCGATGGCGATCTCGCACGAGAGATCGCGTGCGAAACATATGTCCAAGCCGCATCCTCGATCGAGCGGTGGCGAGATCAAGGACTGCCCCTTCGATGCTGGCTGCTCAGAATCGCAACACGCCGACTGGCGCGCCATGCACGCAGAGAACGCCGTCGTGCGATCAAGCGATGGGTGTTTCACGACGAGCCAGCCGCTTCGGTGCGAGATTCCGGTGAAACCACCCATGTTCACGCAACGCTGCGAAGACTCTCCGAACGCGAGGCGGATGTGCTCGTGCTGCACCATGTCGAAGGCCTCTCGATTGAGCAGGTTGCTGCTGTGCTCGATGTGAGACCAGGAACCGTGAAGTCACGCTTGAGTCGCGCGCGTGCGGCATTCGCACGCGCGTATGCCGCGGAGTTCCACAGCCAAGGAGACACCAGATGA
- a CDS encoding glycosyltransferase has translation MNSSTHHETVGQHQERPLNWPVAERPLRVAMLGWARLSQQAREGSGYNLSASELAAGLAQMGHHVFYLRSGMDYSLRPGIHVKRFESWRGVECFDLFNAPNLSPAAANFGRLATELTCPAQSSVVLAWLAQIDAEVVHVHSLEGYPLDLIGAMRRAGYAVVVTPHNYWYACPQVDLLHKEREVCMDFEGGQRCVGCLTPEAGDRVLARRKREQTMVRLFGLAPYQSVRQVWLFFKKHATRSGRAKRPVKSVPPPLDPEIGMGFEVGDHAAHPGTIEHNLRLDENDKIVSLGRSPLDQNERFLSGEHHLVVLNEFGKRRSAGIEALNQANLVIPPSRFVLNTFLRMGMRPEIGRHVRLGQVHFDQLHRLVKRSPFYRVRPWSPESERPLRFAFHGTVRNNKGLEILASAIPLLPKEVRQRCHFQIRAAGWDWTFRKRLSVYPEVQFCGGYDMLQLVASVGEYDAGILPHVWFENSPLVLLEHLHAGKFVVASRLGGPPEWINEGKNGMLFPAGVPEALASCIMRLVSGEVAVPSPEEIHRASVLRSYPDHVREVSGIYAEALGVRAGQRASNNTERNAEAGLQSSALGAV, from the coding sequence ATGAATTCGAGCACGCATCACGAGACTGTGGGTCAGCACCAAGAGCGGCCATTGAACTGGCCTGTTGCCGAACGTCCTCTGCGTGTTGCGATGCTCGGATGGGCACGCCTCTCGCAGCAGGCGCGAGAGGGTTCCGGGTACAACCTCTCTGCGTCAGAGCTTGCGGCCGGTCTCGCGCAGATGGGACACCATGTCTTTTATCTTCGATCGGGCATGGACTATTCGCTCCGCCCCGGGATCCACGTGAAGCGATTCGAGTCGTGGCGTGGTGTTGAGTGCTTTGACCTCTTCAACGCGCCGAATCTCTCGCCTGCTGCGGCAAACTTCGGGCGACTTGCGACTGAGCTGACATGCCCCGCGCAGTCGAGTGTGGTGCTCGCTTGGCTTGCACAGATCGACGCTGAGGTAGTCCATGTCCATTCGCTCGAGGGGTATCCGCTCGATCTGATCGGCGCGATGAGGCGAGCGGGATATGCCGTCGTTGTCACTCCCCACAATTACTGGTACGCATGCCCCCAGGTTGATCTCTTGCACAAGGAGCGCGAGGTCTGCATGGATTTCGAGGGAGGGCAGCGGTGCGTTGGATGTCTCACACCCGAGGCGGGTGATCGCGTGCTCGCACGCAGAAAGCGCGAACAGACGATGGTCCGCCTGTTCGGGCTTGCGCCGTATCAAAGCGTTCGGCAGGTCTGGCTGTTCTTCAAGAAGCACGCGACGCGATCCGGTCGAGCCAAGCGTCCGGTCAAGTCGGTCCCGCCGCCGCTCGATCCGGAGATCGGCATGGGGTTCGAAGTCGGTGATCACGCGGCGCACCCCGGAACCATCGAGCACAATCTGCGGCTTGATGAGAACGACAAGATCGTCTCGCTTGGGCGTTCACCCCTCGATCAGAATGAGCGTTTCCTCTCCGGGGAGCATCATCTCGTAGTGCTGAACGAGTTCGGCAAGCGGCGTTCTGCCGGCATCGAAGCGTTGAACCAGGCGAACCTTGTCATTCCACCGAGCCGCTTCGTCCTGAACACATTTCTTCGCATGGGCATGCGTCCTGAGATAGGTCGCCACGTCCGCCTCGGACAGGTCCATTTCGACCAGTTGCACCGGCTGGTCAAGCGGTCGCCGTTCTATCGCGTGCGGCCGTGGTCGCCGGAGTCAGAGCGCCCGCTGCGATTCGCGTTCCACGGGACCGTGAGGAACAACAAAGGCCTTGAGATCCTCGCGAGCGCGATCCCGCTCTTGCCGAAGGAGGTCAGGCAGCGATGCCACTTCCAGATTCGCGCTGCGGGGTGGGACTGGACGTTCCGCAAACGCCTGAGTGTTTATCCCGAGGTGCAGTTCTGCGGCGGGTACGACATGCTGCAACTGGTGGCCTCTGTCGGCGAGTACGACGCCGGCATCCTGCCTCATGTGTGGTTCGAGAATTCGCCACTCGTCCTGCTTGAGCATCTTCACGCGGGCAAGTTTGTGGTCGCCTCTCGGCTCGGCGGTCCACCGGAGTGGATCAACGAGGGGAAGAACGGGATGCTCTTCCCGGCTGGAGTTCCGGAGGCACTCGCGTCTTGTATCATGCGATTGGTCAGTGGTGAGGTTGCCGTCCCGAGTCCTGAGGAGATCCACAGAGCCAGCGTGCTGCGCTCATACCCGGACCACGTGCGGGAGGTCTCCGGGATCTACGCGGAAGCACTCGGGGTACGCGCAGGGCAACGCGCGAGCAACAACACTGAGAGAAACGCTGAGGCCGGGTTACAAAGCAGCGCGTTGGGGGCGGTCTGA